A single region of the Nocardioides sp. W7 genome encodes:
- the rplS gene encoding 50S ribosomal protein L19, with protein sequence MSNNVITELGLAAKRDDVPAFRAGDTIKVHVKVVEGNRARVQIFQGVVIRVQGSGVGRTFTVRKVSFGVGVERTFPLHSPIFEEIEIVTRGDVRRAKLYYLRNLRGKAAKIKERRDL encoded by the coding sequence ATGAGCAACAACGTCATCACCGAGCTCGGCCTCGCCGCCAAGCGCGACGACGTCCCCGCCTTCCGCGCGGGCGACACGATCAAGGTCCACGTGAAGGTCGTCGAGGGCAACCGCGCCCGCGTCCAGATCTTCCAGGGCGTCGTGATCCGCGTGCAGGGCTCCGGCGTCGGCCGCACCTTCACCGTCCGCAAGGTCTCCTTCGGGGTCGGGGTCGAGCGGACCTTCCCGCTGCACTCCCCGATCTTCGAGGAGATCGAGATCGTGACCCGCGGTGACGTCCGTCGCGCGAAGCTGTACTACCTGCGCAACCTGCGCGGCAAGGCCGCCAAGATCAAGGAGCGTCGCGACCTCTGA
- a CDS encoding glycoside hydrolase family 3 protein, with product MSTKESPQLDPIRRGRRRTAALVGGLAAVLAATGLGAVEAPSAGAADPLPYQNPSLPTHQRVADLLGRMTIQEKVGQMTQAERIDVAADASLIATYGLGSVLSGGGSTPTENTPEAWADMVDDFQRAALGTRLGIPLLYGVDAVHGHGNLNGATVFPHNIGLGATRDPDLVRRIAHLTAKETRATGPNWNFSPCVCVARDDRWGRTYESFGETPRLATRLGGAAIDGLQGRPGQLDRPDRVLATAKHYAGDGLTDWDTGEGDYTVDQGIARVSRREFRRLALAPYPAAVRKHHVGSVMPSFSSVDWTEDGLGNPVKMHASTELITDVLKGELGFDGLVISDWRAIHQLPGDYRTQVETSVNAGVDLFMEPTTTNTVGYQQFIETLLDLVADGEVATSRIDDAVSRILTAKFELGLFEKPLTDRRHLDTVGSRAHRAVARQAVAESQVLLTNRRRTLPLQPKRQPVYVAGSNADNIGNQAGGWTLTWQGGSTNVIPGDTILDGIEKASKRAVVHSATASKPIPRQAAGIVVVGETPYAEGFGDVGGPRWAYDPGDNGVPRPAQTMQLSEADTQAVERVCAQARSCTVVVVSGRPLILPRRLRSQVDAIVASWLPGSEGRGVADVLFGQQPFTGRLPVTWPRSLAQEPINVGDRDYDPLFAYGHGLTTRKIRHRR from the coding sequence ATGTCGACGAAGGAGTCACCCCAGCTCGACCCGATCCGCCGCGGACGACGGCGTACCGCGGCCCTGGTCGGCGGCCTGGCCGCCGTGCTGGCCGCCACCGGCCTGGGCGCCGTCGAGGCCCCGTCCGCGGGCGCGGCGGACCCGCTGCCGTACCAGAACCCCTCCCTCCCCACGCACCAGCGCGTCGCCGACCTGCTGGGCCGGATGACGATCCAGGAGAAGGTCGGCCAGATGACGCAGGCCGAGCGGATCGACGTGGCCGCGGACGCCTCGCTCATCGCCACGTACGGCCTCGGCAGCGTGCTCTCCGGCGGCGGTTCGACGCCGACGGAGAACACCCCGGAGGCCTGGGCCGACATGGTCGACGACTTCCAGCGGGCCGCGCTCGGGACCCGGCTCGGGATCCCGTTGCTGTACGGCGTCGACGCCGTCCACGGGCACGGCAACCTGAACGGCGCCACCGTCTTCCCGCACAACATCGGCCTGGGCGCGACCCGCGACCCCGACCTGGTCCGCAGGATCGCCCACCTGACGGCGAAGGAGACCCGCGCGACCGGCCCCAACTGGAACTTCTCGCCCTGCGTCTGCGTCGCCCGCGACGACCGCTGGGGCCGCACCTACGAGTCGTTCGGTGAGACTCCGCGACTGGCGACCCGGCTGGGCGGAGCCGCCATCGACGGGCTGCAGGGCCGTCCGGGCCAGCTCGACCGCCCCGACCGGGTGCTCGCCACCGCCAAGCACTACGCCGGCGACGGCCTGACCGACTGGGACACCGGGGAGGGTGACTACACCGTCGACCAGGGCATCGCCCGGGTCAGCCGGAGGGAGTTCCGCCGGCTCGCGCTGGCGCCGTACCCCGCCGCGGTCCGCAAGCACCACGTCGGCTCGGTGATGCCGTCGTTCTCCAGCGTGGACTGGACCGAGGACGGCCTCGGCAATCCCGTGAAGATGCACGCCAGCACCGAGCTGATCACCGACGTGCTCAAGGGCGAGCTCGGCTTCGACGGCCTGGTGATCTCGGACTGGCGCGCGATCCACCAGCTGCCCGGTGACTACCGCACCCAGGTCGAGACGTCGGTGAACGCGGGCGTCGACCTGTTCATGGAGCCGACCACCACCAACACGGTCGGTTATCAGCAGTTCATCGAGACGCTGCTCGACCTGGTCGCCGACGGCGAGGTCGCGACGTCGCGCATCGACGACGCCGTCTCCCGGATCCTGACCGCCAAGTTCGAGCTCGGCCTGTTCGAGAAGCCGCTCACCGACCGTCGTCATCTCGACACCGTCGGCAGCCGGGCGCACCGGGCGGTCGCCCGTCAGGCGGTCGCCGAGTCGCAGGTGCTGCTGACCAACAGGCGGCGCACGCTGCCGCTGCAGCCCAAGCGTCAGCCGGTGTACGTCGCCGGCAGCAACGCCGACAACATCGGCAACCAGGCCGGCGGCTGGACGCTGACCTGGCAGGGCGGGTCGACCAACGTGATCCCCGGCGACACCATCCTCGACGGCATCGAGAAGGCGTCGAAGCGGGCCGTCGTCCACAGCGCGACCGCGAGCAAGCCGATCCCGCGGCAGGCGGCCGGGATCGTCGTCGTCGGCGAGACGCCGTACGCCGAGGGCTTCGGCGACGTCGGCGGCCCGCGGTGGGCCTACGACCCGGGCGACAACGGGGTCCCGCGACCCGCTCAGACCATGCAGCTGAGCGAGGCCGACACCCAGGCCGTCGAGCGGGTGTGCGCGCAGGCCCGGTCCTGCACCGTCGTCGTGGTCTCCGGCCGCCCGCTGATCCTGCCGAGGCGGCTGCGTTCGCAGGTCGACGCGATCGTCGCGTCCTGGCTGCCGGGCAGCGAGGGGCGGGGCGTCGCCGACGTGCTCTTCGGGCAGCAGCCGTTCACCGGGAGGCTGCCGGTGACCTGGCCGCGCAGCCTGGCCCAGGAGCCGATCAACGTCGGCGACCGCGACTATGACCCGCTGTTCGCCTACGGACACGGCCTGACCACGAGGAAGATCCGGCACCGGCGGTAG
- a CDS encoding amidohydrolase family protein, with amino-acid sequence MSAPALRVHGPVLPDGEVRDLYVVDGRVTYERQPGAELAAEGWVVPGLVDAHNHLGLDDGGAVDDAEIERQALADRDTGALLLRDCGSPADTRWVQQREDLPRLVRAGRHLARTKRYIRDFGHEIEPADLPSYAAEQARAGDGWIKLVGDWISREEGDLAPSFPAESFAAAIAAAHAEGARVTAHCFGRDVLPGLLDAGIDCIEHGTGLSLDQIEQMAAAGVALVPTVMQTSKFPGFVEAGRERFPAYASTMEELYAQRREVLMSAWEAGVALYVGSDGGGPARHGHLAGEILAMVELGLPAEYVVAAASWRAREWLGFDPILAEGVEADFVVLDRDPRVDPSVLYTPSRVVLRGRVVA; translated from the coding sequence ATGAGCGCCCCAGCCCTCCGCGTCCACGGCCCGGTCCTGCCCGACGGCGAGGTGCGCGACCTGTACGTAGTCGACGGTCGCGTCACCTACGAACGGCAGCCCGGTGCCGAGCTGGCCGCGGAGGGCTGGGTCGTCCCCGGCCTCGTCGACGCCCACAACCACCTCGGTCTCGACGACGGGGGAGCGGTCGACGACGCCGAGATCGAGCGGCAGGCGCTCGCCGACCGCGACACCGGGGCCCTGCTGCTGCGCGACTGCGGCTCGCCGGCCGACACCCGCTGGGTGCAGCAGCGCGAGGACCTCCCGCGACTGGTCCGGGCGGGGCGCCACCTGGCCCGCACCAAGCGGTACATCCGCGACTTCGGCCACGAGATCGAGCCCGCCGACCTGCCGTCGTACGCCGCCGAGCAGGCGCGCGCCGGCGACGGCTGGATCAAGCTGGTCGGCGACTGGATCTCCCGCGAGGAGGGCGACCTGGCGCCGTCATTCCCGGCGGAGTCGTTCGCCGCGGCGATCGCGGCCGCGCACGCGGAGGGGGCTCGGGTCACCGCGCACTGCTTCGGCCGCGACGTGCTCCCGGGCCTGCTCGACGCGGGCATCGACTGCATCGAGCACGGCACCGGACTTTCGCTCGACCAGATCGAGCAGATGGCGGCCGCCGGCGTCGCGCTGGTGCCGACGGTCATGCAGACCTCGAAGTTCCCGGGGTTCGTCGAGGCCGGCCGCGAGCGCTTCCCGGCGTACGCCTCGACGATGGAGGAGCTCTACGCCCAGCGCCGGGAGGTGCTGATGAGCGCCTGGGAGGCCGGGGTCGCGCTGTACGTCGGCAGCGACGGCGGCGGTCCGGCCCGGCACGGCCACCTGGCCGGCGAGATCCTCGCGATGGTCGAGCTCGGCCTGCCCGCCGAGTACGTCGTCGCAGCGGCCTCGTGGCGCGCCCGCGAGTGGCTCGGCTTCGACCCGATCCTCGCCGAGGGCGTCGAGGCCGACTTCGTGGTGCTCGACCGGGACCCGCGCGTCGACCCGTCGGTGCTCTACACCCCGAGCCGGGTGGTGCTGCGCGGACGCGTGGTGGCCTAG
- a CDS encoding VanW family protein, with protein MTLSQRHPWLRPVAVCVHRTRRRLQWWRSGTDWASDRLPDRRLPVSAAEHGSLLLRELEGAGLELQHGKVANLRIAAPRVDGLLLRPGQTFSFNRTVGSCSRRRGYVDGLRLRDGRPVPGVGGGVCQLANLLHWLFLHSPLTVLERSEHSVDPFPDNGRVLPWGVGCTIAYNYVDLVVRNDTDTTFQLRTRVGARHLHGELRADRELARSYRVEARHEEFVRLDGVVHRRNEIWRTVVDRGTGEQLYDELIRRNCARVVYEPDPALVHPSQRG; from the coding sequence ATGACTCTCTCCCAGCGCCACCCCTGGCTCCGGCCGGTCGCCGTCTGCGTGCACCGCACCCGCCGGCGCCTCCAGTGGTGGCGCTCGGGCACCGACTGGGCGTCCGACCGCCTCCCCGACCGGCGCCTCCCGGTGAGCGCAGCGGAGCACGGCTCGCTGCTGCTGCGCGAACTCGAGGGAGCGGGCCTGGAGCTCCAGCACGGCAAGGTCGCCAACCTGCGGATCGCCGCGCCCCGCGTTGACGGGCTGCTGCTGCGACCGGGCCAGACCTTCTCGTTCAACCGGACAGTGGGCAGCTGCTCGCGCCGCCGGGGGTACGTCGACGGCCTGCGGCTCCGTGACGGCCGGCCGGTGCCCGGGGTCGGCGGCGGCGTGTGCCAGCTGGCGAACCTGCTGCACTGGCTGTTCCTGCACTCGCCGCTGACCGTGCTGGAGCGCTCCGAGCACAGCGTCGACCCGTTCCCGGACAACGGGCGAGTGCTGCCGTGGGGCGTCGGCTGCACGATCGCCTACAACTACGTCGACCTGGTCGTGCGCAACGACACCGACACGACCTTCCAGCTCCGCACCCGGGTCGGCGCCCGGCACCTGCACGGCGAGCTGCGCGCGGACCGGGAGCTCGCCCGCTCCTACCGGGTCGAGGCCCGGCATGAGGAGTTCGTGCGCCTCGACGGCGTCGTCCACCGGCGCAACGAGATCTGGCGGACCGTCGTCGACCGGGGCACCGGTGAGCAGCTGTACGACGAGCTGATCCGCCGCAACTGCGCCCGGGTGGTCTACGAGCCCGACCCCGCCCTCGTGCACCCGTCCCAGCGCGGCTAG
- the rimM gene encoding ribosome maturation factor RimM (Essential for efficient processing of 16S rRNA): protein MESIEVVVGRIGKAHGIRGDVTIDVRTDEPERRFAPGAVLRVEAPSGSTSTLRTVTVDRARWHSSRLLVVFEEIPDRNAAEAARGLLLHTEVPADESPEDPDEYYDHQLVGLTAYDLDGRALGEVTELVHGAQDLLAIRTPEGRDALVPFVKALVPEVDVPGGRVVVADRPGLVTPLEDDA, encoded by the coding sequence GTGGAGAGCATCGAGGTCGTGGTCGGCCGGATCGGCAAGGCCCATGGCATCCGCGGAGACGTCACCATCGACGTCCGCACCGACGAGCCGGAGCGCCGGTTCGCGCCGGGGGCGGTGCTGCGGGTCGAGGCGCCCAGCGGCTCGACCAGCACGCTGCGCACGGTGACCGTGGACCGGGCCCGCTGGCACTCCTCGCGGCTGCTGGTCGTCTTCGAGGAGATCCCCGACCGGAACGCGGCCGAGGCGGCCCGTGGGCTGCTGCTGCACACCGAGGTCCCGGCCGACGAGTCGCCGGAGGACCCGGACGAGTACTACGACCACCAGCTGGTCGGCCTCACGGCGTACGACCTCGACGGGCGCGCGCTCGGCGAGGTCACCGAGCTCGTCCACGGGGCCCAGGACCTGTTGGCGATCCGCACCCCCGAGGGCCGCGACGCGCTGGTGCCGTTCGTGAAGGCCCTGGTGCCGGAGGTCGACGTCCCCGGCGGCCGCGTCGTCGTCGCCGACCGGCCCGGCCTGGTCACCCCGCTCGAGGACGACGCCTGA
- a CDS encoding RNA-binding protein produces the protein MLADALEHLVRGVVDNPDDVSVRDKQLRRGSVLEVRVHPDDLGKVIGRGGRTASAFRTVVSALAGKSGARIDFVDVDRRR, from the coding sequence ATGCTCGCCGACGCTCTCGAGCACCTCGTCCGGGGTGTCGTCGACAACCCGGACGACGTGTCGGTCCGCGACAAGCAGCTGCGCCGCGGCTCTGTGCTCGAGGTCCGGGTGCACCCCGACGACCTCGGCAAGGTCATCGGTCGTGGCGGTCGCACCGCCTCGGCGTTCCGCACGGTCGTCTCCGCCCTCGCAGGCAAGTCCGGCGCGCGGATCGACTTCGTGGACGTCGACCGGCGCCGCTGA
- the rpsP gene encoding 30S ribosomal protein S16, which yields MAVKIRLKRLGKVRVPQYRIVVVDSRKKRDGKVIEEIGKYHPKEDPSYIDVVSERAQYWLGVGAQPTEAVEAILKITGDWQTYKGLPGTEGTLKVKEPKRAKIDIFNEALAEAHGSGSSEAVTKKTAAKKTEPKAEKAEPKAEEPKAEEPAVEVAAGQTPEGATVEAETAETKAEA from the coding sequence GTGGCCGTCAAGATCCGTTTGAAGCGCCTGGGCAAGGTCCGCGTGCCCCAGTACCGCATCGTCGTCGTCGACTCGCGCAAGAAGCGCGACGGCAAGGTCATCGAGGAGATCGGCAAGTACCACCCCAAGGAGGACCCGTCGTACATCGACGTCGTCTCCGAGCGGGCGCAGTACTGGCTGGGTGTCGGCGCGCAGCCGACCGAGGCCGTCGAAGCCATCCTCAAGATCACCGGCGACTGGCAGACCTACAAGGGGCTCCCGGGCACCGAGGGCACCCTGAAGGTCAAGGAGCCGAAGCGCGCCAAGATCGACATCTTCAACGAGGCGCTCGCGGAGGCCCACGGTTCCGGCTCGTCCGAGGCCGTGACCAAGAAGACCGCCGCCAAGAAGACCGAGCCCAAGGCCGAGAAGGCCGAGCCCAAGGCTGAGGAGCCGAAGGCCGAGGAGCCCGCCGTCGAGGTCGCTGCCGGTCAGACGCCGGAGGGCGCCACTGTCGAGGCCGAGACGGCTGAGACCAAGGCCGAGGCCTGA
- the trmD gene encoding tRNA (guanosine(37)-N1)-methyltransferase TrmD, protein MRLDYLTIFPDYLAPLQLSLPGKAVSSGLIEVHVHDLRTWTHDRHHTVDDTPYGGGAGMVLKPEPWGEALDELGVGLGDDAATLVVLTPSGERFTQGLARELATRERLVFACGRYEGIDQRVLDHAATRCEVREVSIGDYVLNGGEVAALAVTEAVVRLLPGFMGNAASLVEESHVDGLLEYPVYTKPASWRGLDVPEVLLGGNHGAIAAWRREQAVRRTAARRPDLLHASAVAGEWGIVPAVRADAPELLVLQRACWVQEALANDSLAIPALHESVEDLLASFEEWDWYVVRVAGRLVGAVRGRLDGDAWDIGRVMVAPDLQGRGLGRALLEHVQRVAPPAAASYVLFTGAGSVENLRMYKKAGFRLRPDIEPPPGAVVLTKRISER, encoded by the coding sequence GTGCGGCTCGACTACCTCACGATCTTCCCGGACTACCTCGCGCCCCTGCAGCTCTCGCTGCCCGGCAAGGCGGTGTCCTCCGGGCTGATCGAGGTGCACGTCCACGACCTGCGGACCTGGACCCACGACCGGCACCACACCGTCGACGACACGCCGTACGGCGGGGGCGCCGGCATGGTGCTGAAGCCCGAGCCGTGGGGCGAGGCCCTCGACGAGCTCGGCGTCGGCCTCGGTGACGACGCGGCGACCCTGGTCGTGCTGACCCCGTCGGGGGAGCGGTTCACGCAGGGGCTGGCCCGCGAGCTGGCGACCCGGGAGCGCCTGGTCTTCGCGTGCGGGCGCTACGAGGGCATCGACCAGCGGGTGCTCGACCACGCCGCGACCCGTTGCGAGGTGCGCGAGGTCTCGATCGGCGACTACGTCCTCAACGGTGGCGAGGTGGCCGCCCTGGCGGTGACCGAGGCGGTGGTCCGGCTGCTGCCGGGCTTCATGGGCAACGCCGCTTCGCTGGTCGAGGAGTCGCACGTAGACGGACTCCTGGAGTACCCCGTCTACACCAAGCCCGCCTCCTGGCGCGGGCTCGACGTCCCCGAGGTGCTGCTCGGCGGCAACCACGGCGCCATCGCGGCCTGGCGCCGCGAGCAGGCGGTACGCCGCACCGCCGCCCGCCGGCCCGACCTGCTGCACGCGAGCGCCGTCGCGGGCGAGTGGGGGATCGTCCCGGCGGTCCGCGCCGACGCGCCCGAGCTGCTGGTGCTCCAGCGCGCCTGCTGGGTGCAGGAGGCGCTCGCCAACGACTCGCTGGCCATCCCCGCGCTGCACGAGTCGGTCGAGGACCTGTTGGCGTCCTTCGAGGAATGGGACTGGTACGTCGTCCGCGTCGCCGGCCGGCTCGTCGGTGCGGTGCGCGGCCGGCTGGACGGCGACGCCTGGGACATCGGCCGGGTGATGGTCGCGCCCGACCTGCAGGGGCGCGGGCTGGGCCGGGCGCTGCTCGAGCACGTGCAGCGGGTCGCCCCGCCCGCGGCGGCGTCGTACGTCCTGTTCACCGGGGCGGGCAGCGTCGAGAACCTGCGGATGTACAAGAAGGCCGGCTTCCGGCTGCGTCCCGACATCGAGCCGCCCCCGGGCGCGGTTGTGCTGACGAAGCGGATTTCCGAGCGCTGA